From a single Paenibacillus sp. FSL W8-0426 genomic region:
- a CDS encoding BglG family transcription antiterminator gives MNISKRQREILEFLLQQTKEVTAGDIAARINVSTRTILRELSALEEKLVSYGVEIKKKSGIGIYLDADPSCLSRLRQQLFQVEPMEWTPEERKIYALSLLLDDNQEPIKLLAIASDLKVTVVTVSHDLDELQSWIEEQGLVLVRRRGYGVEITGSESYIRRAMVELAMEHLDESDLFGARSEHTNSKANSKLLEIIGHDHVLKVENALWQPDIEWLENMPERQYMRLLLQLSVMAARVNKGRAIENDMPHVQIPEDSVPEYMALRLCTILASELGIELDLAERKYVHGLLIEARQLMHTTRLLPVDDLLVLDRVVSLIDSMEKITHYDFHEDRLLREGLIAHMEPVLERIEGRQLIRNPLLQQIRQDYEALFADVKRAVNQAWHGIEVPDEEIGFLVMHFGASIERLRTLKREVRAVIVCTSGIGSSRMLSSRLAKEIPEIRIVDSVSWYEAVRIPKEQYDLVLSTVDLPMEKHQYYKVSPLLTGEESEQLRHFIKTTTLQREHSPPSSGHSPVVRETQWSGLEAMLVEIVRIIGEFQVFPLDNKGLGLDETVYAMCKIQHERGVLQAPHKVTKLLEAREKAGSQKIPGTSLALFHTRSEGIYRATISLFQLTQPLLMSEDDPEGVRHVLLMLGPWELSKESLEVLSEISALLLQEEMIELLEKGNRDDLIHYLSRELVGFYRSKTEIGGQQP, from the coding sequence ATGAATATTTCGAAGCGGCAACGCGAGATTTTGGAATTTCTCCTGCAGCAGACCAAAGAAGTGACCGCCGGGGACATCGCGGCCCGGATCAATGTGAGCACCAGAACGATATTGAGGGAACTTAGCGCATTGGAAGAAAAACTGGTCTCTTACGGGGTCGAAATCAAAAAAAAATCCGGGATCGGCATCTATTTAGATGCAGATCCCTCCTGTCTTTCACGGCTAAGACAACAGCTGTTTCAAGTCGAGCCGATGGAATGGACGCCCGAAGAGCGCAAAATTTACGCGCTCAGCCTGCTTCTGGACGATAATCAAGAGCCCATTAAGCTGCTCGCGATCGCATCCGATTTGAAAGTCACCGTCGTAACGGTCAGCCACGATCTCGATGAATTGCAATCATGGATCGAGGAGCAGGGACTCGTTCTGGTGAGAAGACGTGGATACGGCGTGGAAATTACCGGGAGCGAATCTTATATCCGTCGAGCAATGGTGGAACTTGCCATGGAGCATTTGGACGAATCGGATCTGTTCGGCGCCCGATCGGAGCACACCAACTCCAAGGCAAACAGCAAGCTGCTCGAAATCATCGGGCATGATCATGTATTGAAAGTAGAAAACGCCTTATGGCAGCCCGATATCGAATGGCTGGAGAACATGCCTGAGCGCCAGTACATGAGATTGCTGCTGCAATTGTCGGTGATGGCGGCCCGTGTCAACAAAGGCCGTGCGATCGAGAACGATATGCCGCACGTACAGATCCCTGAAGACAGTGTTCCGGAATACATGGCTTTGCGTCTCTGCACCATTCTTGCCAGTGAACTGGGCATCGAACTCGATTTGGCGGAGCGGAAATACGTTCACGGCCTGCTGATCGAAGCCAGGCAATTGATGCATACCACCCGGCTGCTGCCGGTGGATGATCTGCTTGTGCTTGACCGGGTCGTTTCGCTGATCGACAGCATGGAGAAGATCACGCATTACGATTTTCATGAAGACCGGCTGCTGCGCGAAGGTTTGATTGCCCATATGGAGCCTGTTCTGGAACGAATCGAAGGGCGGCAGCTGATCCGCAACCCTTTATTGCAGCAAATCCGCCAGGATTACGAAGCCTTGTTCGCGGACGTTAAACGAGCGGTGAATCAAGCTTGGCATGGCATTGAAGTACCTGATGAGGAAATCGGTTTTTTGGTCATGCATTTTGGAGCTTCCATTGAACGGTTGCGGACGCTGAAGCGCGAGGTCAGAGCCGTCATTGTATGCACCAGCGGCATCGGATCGTCGCGCATGCTCTCAAGCAGGCTCGCCAAGGAAATTCCCGAAATTCGCATTGTGGACAGCGTATCTTGGTACGAAGCGGTCCGAATTCCTAAGGAGCAGTACGATCTCGTATTGTCGACCGTGGATTTGCCGATGGAAAAGCACCAGTACTACAAAGTCAGTCCGCTATTGACCGGCGAGGAAAGCGAACAGCTTCGGCATTTTATCAAAACGACGACGCTGCAGCGGGAACACAGCCCGCCTTCAAGCGGGCATTCCCCTGTCGTTCGCGAAACGCAGTGGTCAGGACTTGAGGCCATGCTGGTAGAGATCGTGCGAATCATCGGCGAGTTCCAGGTATTTCCTTTGGACAATAAGGGCCTGGGATTGGATGAAACAGTCTATGCCATGTGCAAAATACAGCATGAGCGCGGCGTGCTTCAAGCCCCGCACAAAGTAACCAAATTGCTGGAGGCCCGTGAAAAAGCAGGCAGCCAGAAAATTCCGGGCACTTCGCTCGCCTTGTTTCACACGCGCAGCGAAGGCATCTACAGGGCAACGATCAGCTTGTTTCAACTGACGCAGCCGCTGCTGATGTCCGAAGACGACCCGGAAGGCGTCAGACACGTCTTGCTGATGCTGGGCCCTTGGGAGCTGTCGAAGGAAAGCCTGGAGGTGCTTAGCGAAATCAGCGCCCTGCTTCTGCAGGAAGAAATGATCGAATTGTTGGAAAAAGGGAACAGGGATGATCTCATTCATTATCTTTCCCGTGAACTGGTCGGATTTTATCGCAGCAAAACCGAAATTGGAGGGCAACAACCATGA
- a CDS encoding PTS mannitol transporter subunit IICBA: MSSVDAKSGKAEGLRVGVQKFGRFLSGMVMPNMGAFIAWGLITALFIPKGWFPNADFAQLVDPMIKYLLPLLIGYTGGTMVHGTRGGVVGSIMTIGVIVGSDIPMFLGAMIAGPLAAWIIKQFDKAVEGKIKSGFEMLVNNFSAGIIGGILALIALKGIGPLIEALSKILSAGVQGLMDLGLLPLVNLIIEPGKVLFLNNAINHGILTPLGTDQARDLGQSILFMLESNPGPGLGILLAYCFFGRGSAKSSAPGAAIIHFFGGIHEIYFPYILMRPILILATIAGGVAGTLTFMLTGAGLVSAPSPGSIIAYFLLTPKGGYVPMLAGVIIAAVVSFLVAAVLLKTGKQKDEDLEAASNRMKEMKNQGKTANETVANDNREADRAADIGASAVKKDVNKIVFSCDAGMGSSAMGASILRKKMKQAGVDVNVTNTAISEIPQDADIVITQKTLTDRAKTVAPNAEHISIENFLKSPEYEALVERLKSNS, translated from the coding sequence ATGAGTTCAGTGGACGCAAAGTCCGGGAAAGCCGAAGGACTGCGGGTAGGCGTGCAAAAGTTCGGACGTTTCCTGAGCGGCATGGTTATGCCGAACATGGGTGCATTTATCGCATGGGGCTTGATCACGGCTTTATTCATACCGAAGGGTTGGTTCCCTAACGCCGATTTTGCGCAGCTCGTTGATCCGATGATCAAATATTTGCTGCCATTGCTGATCGGTTATACGGGCGGCACGATGGTGCATGGCACGCGCGGGGGCGTCGTCGGTTCGATTATGACCATAGGCGTTATCGTGGGCAGCGACATTCCGATGTTTCTTGGCGCAATGATCGCAGGTCCGCTTGCGGCTTGGATCATCAAACAGTTTGACAAAGCCGTTGAAGGCAAGATCAAATCCGGTTTTGAAATGTTGGTCAACAACTTCTCTGCCGGTATTATTGGCGGAATTCTGGCCTTGATCGCCCTGAAAGGGATCGGCCCTCTGATTGAGGCGCTCAGTAAAATTCTGTCCGCGGGCGTTCAAGGATTGATGGATCTGGGCTTGCTGCCACTCGTCAACCTGATCATCGAGCCGGGAAAAGTGCTTTTCCTGAACAATGCCATTAACCATGGGATTTTGACGCCTTTGGGAACGGATCAGGCTAGAGATCTCGGTCAATCCATACTGTTTATGCTGGAATCAAATCCGGGTCCCGGACTTGGTATCTTGCTGGCATATTGCTTCTTTGGCCGTGGTTCTGCGAAATCTTCGGCTCCAGGTGCTGCCATCATCCATTTCTTTGGCGGGATTCACGAAATTTATTTCCCTTACATCCTGATGAGACCGATCCTGATCCTGGCCACTATTGCGGGTGGCGTCGCTGGAACGCTGACATTCATGTTGACGGGTGCGGGACTCGTATCCGCTCCATCTCCGGGAAGTATCATCGCCTATTTCTTGTTGACACCTAAGGGCGGGTACGTTCCGATGTTGGCAGGCGTAATCATTGCAGCGGTCGTTTCCTTCCTGGTTGCTGCCGTTCTGCTCAAAACGGGCAAACAAAAAGACGAGGATTTGGAAGCTGCATCCAACCGGATGAAAGAAATGAAAAATCAAGGCAAGACGGCGAACGAAACCGTAGCCAACGACAACCGTGAAGCAGACCGTGCGGCAGACATCGGGGCTTCCGCAGTGAAGAAAGATGTCAACAAAATCGTGTTCTCGTGCGACGCGGGAATGGGATCAAGCGCGATGGGTGCTTCGATTTTGCGGAAGAAAATGAAGCAGGCCGGTGTGGACGTGAACGTCACCAATACGGCGATCAGCGAAATTCCGCAGGATGCGGATATCGTCATTACGCAAAAAACGCTGACCGACCGGGCCAAAACGGTCGCGCCGAACGCGGAGCACATCTCCATTGAAAACTTCCTGAAGAGCCCGGAATACGAGGCACTGGTTGAACGCCTCAAATCCAATTCCTGA
- the gcvH gene encoding glycine cleavage system protein GcvH: MSELRNDFLYSEEHEWVQTVGENTVRIGITEFAQHQLGDIVFVELPDLDSNVQAEAGIGTIESVKTVSDLFAPVGGIVVAVNEALQEAPELVNTSPYEEGWMVEIRVDGDLSAALSGLLDADAYRKHTEE, encoded by the coding sequence ATGAGCGAATTGAGAAACGATTTCCTGTACAGTGAAGAACACGAATGGGTGCAAACCGTCGGTGAAAATACTGTGCGTATAGGCATAACCGAATTCGCGCAGCATCAGCTGGGTGACATTGTGTTTGTTGAACTGCCTGACCTTGACTCGAATGTGCAAGCGGAGGCAGGCATTGGAACGATCGAATCCGTAAAGACGGTTTCGGATCTGTTTGCGCCCGTGGGAGGAATCGTTGTGGCCGTAAACGAGGCGCTGCAAGAGGCGCCGGAGCTTGTAAACACTTCTCCTTATGAAGAAGGCTGGATGGTTGAAATCCGCGTGGACGGCGATTTGAGCGCGGCGCTGTCAGGACTGCTGGACGCGGATGCCTACCGGAAGCATACCGAAGAATAA